From Candidatus Methylomirabilota bacterium:
GTGTTCGTGGATAAAGAGTCGGTAAACGGTAAAGTGCGCACTGCTCACTTGGTTGACAAACCAAAGGGAGGAACAGTGCTATGGGCAGGAAAGAAATGAAGGGCATCTCATTGAACTACGATACTGAAAATGATGTGCTCTACCTGTATTTTGAGAAAGTACAGGAAGCCGTGTCTCGTGAGATCGCCGACGGAGTCTTTGTCAGACTAGACCCAAATACAGACCAGGTGGTTGGCGTAACAATCTTGGATCTACAAAAAAAGTCGTTGGAAGATCGCGGGATAAAGTTTATTCCAATCGACAAGACATTTCTGGAAGCCCGCACCTAAAACGCCCCGCAAAAGGCCAGCCTCTCTTGCCCGGCAATCTGTCACTGCAAAGCGTATCAGCAATCTTGAGCGTCCCGCTGGGGCTCGTGGTCGGCAGTTTCCTGAATGTCTGCATATGGCGTATCCCGCGCGACGAAGGTCTCGCCTTTCCTGGATCGCATTGCCCTCAGTGCAATGGACCGATAAGTTGGTACGATAATATCCCGCTTGTCAGCTTCGTGTGGCTTGCGGGCCGATGCCGTCGGTGCAAGGCTCCGATTCACTGGCGGTATCCGCTTGTAGAAGGGTTGACCGCCGGCCTTTACCTTATGACGGTACTACACTTCGGCTTCACTATCCGAACAGCATTTCTCCTCCTTTTCCTCTCGGTGCTGGTGGTGATCACATTTATCGATCTGGACCATGGAATCATTCCTCATATCCTCAGTCTTCCCGTCATACCGATTGGCCTCCTCGCCAGTATCCTGACCTACGATCCGCCGCCGCTTCAAGCCGTAACGGGAGCGTTTGTTGGCGCCGGACTGGTGTACCTGGTTGCGGTATATGCAGAGGTAGCCTTTCAGCGGGAGAGCATGGGCGGCGGCGATGTGAACCTGCTCAGCATGATTGGCGCCTTCCTTGGTTGGCGTCTCATGCTCGTCTCTTTTGGCGTCGCGGTTATCTCCGGCGCCTGTCTATCGCTGGGACTGATTGCAGCCCGCGTGCTGTCGCGGAAAGACCGGATCCCGTTCGGGCCGTTCTTGGCACTCGGCGCGGTTGTCGCCCTGTTTATTGGTAATGAGTTGATCGACTGGTACCTGAGCCTCTTCAGGTGACGTCAGCGACAAGGTGTTGACACCCTGCTGTAACTCGTGTAGAAATTCTACCTGTGAGCACACAATGACGTACGGCGGTAACCCCACTTTTACAGTCCGGGTATTCGAGCGGATCCTGGATATCCTTCCGATTCTCACGACCCTGCTGCTCCTCTCGATCTACCCGCTCCTCCGATACCTGCCCGGCGATCCGTTTTGGGCCGAGGTATTTCGATTCGCCGTCATCACAGTCTGGATCGGCTACCTGATCATCAATCAGGTCCGCGCTCATAAGACGCGACAGGAGCTGCTGGCCAACATGGAGACCGACTGGCGCAGCAGGCTTGAGACCTCCGGGCACTCCTTGAGTCATTATGCGATCCTCATGCCTCTGAAGCGGGAGAACAACCGCCGTGTGCTGTTTCAGACGATGCGTTCGATTGAGAGGCAGCGCTACCCGCTCGAGCGGATCACGCTGATTCCTATCGTGGAGGCGGAAGATCAAGAGACGCTTCACACGCTGGGCGATCTCCTTCCGACGTTCGAGAAGTCCTTCAGGATTCGGCTCTTCACCTATCCCACCGAGGGGATCGTGAACAGATGTAAGGCGACATCGATCAGCGCTGCCGGCCGTGATCTCGCGCGCCGGATCGATGATGGCGCGCTCCGGGATGAGGACCTGAAGATTGTGATTATCGATGCCGACACGATTCTGCATCCACAGGACCTTGCCTTCCGGGAGCATAGCCGTCGGCAGGAAGCGGAACGCGCGATGGCCAGTGGGGACCGAGGGGTCGTCCTGCAGTCACTGACCACCTACACCTCAAACTACTGGAAGGTGCCGATGCTGCCTCGTCTGCACAACTCCGGGTTTGTCTTGTATCAGTTGGGAAAGATGCAGACTGCCGGCGACTATCTGGTCCTTGGTCCCGGGACGAGCCTCCCCTTCCGTGATTTCCGCGCGGTGGACTACTTTGAGCCGAATCGTCATAACGAGGATATGCAGTTTCGGTACAAGGTGGTAATGGAAGGGTTTCGCGTGGCCCCTGTCAAGATGCCAACCTGGGGACAGGCGCCGCTCACCACCAGGGAGTCGTGGGGTCAGATCGCTCGTTGGGCGCGCGGCGCGGTCGACGTCAAATTCGTAGTCAATTACGCGCGAAGATTTGACGATATACGGGTGCCGCTGCTGAAACGGAAGTTGTTCCTGGCGCTTCGGGCGCTGTTTGCCAACTCGATGCCGCCCCTCATGGTCTTTTTACCGGCGCAACTGATCCTGATCTCCTGGATCAGTCCCTGCGTCAGGGAGCTGTGGCCGTTTCAGGTATTCCTCTCGCCTGATGTCCTCACCTTACGGATCGGGAGTAAGGGTCTGTGTGTGAGTCCACTTGCCGCCTTTAATCTCCGATTCCAGACGATTGTGCTGACCGCTTCGATGTTCTTAGGCATGGTGTTAGTCCCCCACACGCTGAAGCCGATTATTTATCAGCGGCCACCTCTCCGTTGGCGGCAGTCCAGAAAACTCTTTGAGTGGTCTCGCCTCACCTTCACGCCGGTTAACCTGCATAACTATTTCCTGATGGCCACGGCACAGCTTTACATGCAGGCTCGCCTCGCACTAGGCATCTCCATTACGCACACGGAGACTACCAGGAAGTGATGTGCGTGGTACAGGGTCCGGAGTGCGAAGTACAAAATCCCCCTACCCCCCCTTTACAAAAGGGGAGCACGGGGGGATTTGCCGTGCGTGGTCCCTTGTGCGATTTGCGAAGTCCCCCGCACCCCGCACGCCATTGACCATCGGTTTTTTTACCTGCAACGCCTCCCCGCTGCTCAACGGCCTCGCTGTCTCCATTGAACAATTTGCACTTCACTTGCGTCGCCTCGGCCACCGGATCTTCATTTTTGCGCCGCGTTACCCGGGCTGCCCGGAGGTAGAGCCGGACACCTACCGGTTCCCATCGCTGCGTGTTCCCACGCATCACCGCTATGCCTTGCCGATTCCAGCCGCCGCCGTAGAACTCCATCGTCTGATTCCGCGCCTCGGTCTTCAGGTCATCCATGCTCACCACCCGTTCCTTGTCGGGCCTTACGCTCACCGCCTGGCTCGCCGGCTGCGAGTCCCGTGTGTGTTCACCTATCATACGCTGTATGAGCATTATGCCCATTACGTGCCGGTGATCTCGCCTCTGGTCGCCCGGGTCGCGGAGGCCAGGAGCTATGCCTTCGCCAACCGGGCTGATCTGATTATCGCGCCGACGTCAGGGGTGCAGGAGCGGCTGCGGAGCCGTGGGGTCATCACCCGCATGGAAGTAATCCCCACAGGGATCGAGCCGCCGGACCCACCGGAGGAATCGAGGCCCCGGATTCGCCGTCGTCTGAGTGTACCGAACGACGGGCCGGTCCTTCTGTACGTAGGGAGGCTGGCCAGAGAGAAGAATCTCGGATTGCTCTTGCGGGCAGTCCATGCCGCGGCCCGGGTTGTGCCTCACCTCACGCTGCTGCTGGTCGGGGAGGGAGACGAGGAGCGCTCTCTACAGCGGCTGGCCGCCCATCTGGAAATTGCTGACCGGGTCCGCTTCGTAGGCTTGGTTCCGCATCAGGCTGTGGGCGACTGGTATCGAGCTGCGGACCTCTTCGTTTTCCCGTCGGTTTCGGAGACCCAAGGCCTGGTGGTGCTCGAGGCAATGGCGCACGGGCTCCCTGTCTTGGCCGTCCGGTCAGTTGGTACCTCGGATTTTATCACAGATGGGGTAAACGGGGCCTTGGCCGATGGTGCCGAGGACGATTTCATCCAGCGTTTGCTCTCACTGCTCCGCGATGGATCGAATCTCACTCGCTATGCCGAACAGGGCAGGGTGGGGGCGATGCAGATAACGGCGGAAGCCTCGGTTGTTCGGCTCCTTGAGGCCTACGAGCGACTGTTGGCACAGGACGTATCCTTGAATAGTGTAGTGTCTCACAATTACCGTTCGTGCTGAGCCAGTCGAAGCATGAACGGAACGCTACAACAAGATTCACCCTTCGACAGGCTCAGGGTGAACGGAACTCTAAAGCCATTACTGAAACACTACGCTCGTTCTCACACCGTGCATTTGATATGACTTCAATGGAGCAGTTGATCGAGGACTACTTGAGGTTCCTGACGGTCGAGCGGGGGCTGGCAGAGAACAGCTTGGCGGCGTATGGACGGGATCTCCACCGGATAGCCGGCTACTTGAAGCAGGCCGGGGTCGGCTCATTTCAGGAGGTCAGCCGCGGGCAGGTCGCACGTCTACTCTTGACGCTCCGAGAGGAGGGGCTGGCGCCCCGCACCGTCGCGCGTCATACCTCATCGCTACGAGGTCTGTACCGGTACCTGCTGGCGCAGGGTCATGCGAAAGAGGATCCGACCGCGCACCTGGAGTCGTCGAGCCCGTGGGTCCGTCTACCTGGGGTGCTGAGCCAGGAAGAGGTCACGCGGCTGCTGGCGGCGCCGCCTACCAGCAATCATCTGGGTCTTCGTGACAAAGCGATGCTGGAACTGCTGTACGCGGCCGGCCTGCGAGTGTCGGAGATGGTGACCCTCCGGTTGTCCGATGTGGACCTGGAGGTAGGCTATGTGCATTGTCAGGGCAAGGGAGGGAAAGACCGCGTGGTGCCGTTGGGGCGCGATGCCCAGACCGCAGTTCGCCGGTATCTCGCGACCTCAAGGTCGCACCTTCAAAGAGGACGATCAAGTTCTACGCTGTTCTTAAACCGCTGGGGGTGGCCGTTGACGCGTCAAGGTTTCTGGAAGCTCCTCCGCGCGTATGCGACAGCGGCGGGAATCGACCGGCGAGTGACCCCTCATACGCTTCGCCATTCTTTTGCCACGCACCTCCTCGAGCGCGGCGCCGACCTTCGGGCGGTCCAGGTGATGTTGGGCCATGTCGATATCTCCACGACGCAGATCTACACACACGTCTCCCGGGCACACCTGAAGACGGTCTACAACCGATACCATCCAAGGGCGTAGCGCCAAACCGTGCGAAGTGGTCATTGCGAGCGCAGCGAAGCAATCCAACCGTTCTTTGTCTACACGACCCTACTTTACCGCAACGCAGCGCGAAGAGCAGAGAGATTGCTTCAGTCGCTCCGTTCCTTCGCAATGACCGACGACGGGGGACCTTCAAACCCATGACCGTGTTAACGCATGTGAGGCAGCTTCCTCGGTTCCGGGAACTCGATCCGCTCAGCCGTAGTACACTTGAGGCGGCGCGCAAGGCCGCCGCCCCTTCGCCGATCTATGCTGTCGGCGGCTATGTGCGGGACCTGCTCCTCAACGGGCGAAATGTCGATATCGATCTGGTAGTTGAGGGCGATGCCATTGCTATAGCCAGACGTCTGGCGCATTCCCTCGAGGCGGTGGTGACGCCGCACCCCAGGTTCGGAACCGCCCATCTGCGGCTCCCTGGAGGCAGAAGGCTTGATCTCGCCACCGCCAGGTCGGAACGCTACCCGCACGCTGCCGCGCTGCCGGAGGTTCAACCGGCCCCACTCCTTGCCGATCTGCTTCGACGCGATTTCAGCATCAATGCCATGGCTGCCCGTATCGATCGTCATCGGTTCGGGCCGCTGATCGATCCGCTGGGAGGACTCCGGGACCTGGATCACGGTCGGATCAGAGCCTTGCACGAACAGAGCTTCATCGACGATCCCACCCGGCTCTTCAGGACAGCCCGGTTTGAGGGCCGATATCGGTTTATGATTGCTCGAAGTACGTTGCGGCTGATGAAGGCCGCAGTGAAGGGGGGCGCGGTCGGGCATCTTGCCGGTCCGAGAATCTTCAGAGAGCTCTACCTGATCGCGCAGGAACCATCGGCCCCCCGGATTATCTGGCGGCTCAGAGATCTGGGCGTATTGACGGCTATTCATCCGAGGCTGGCCCTCCCGGGAGCCGCCTTCGGTCTGCTCGAGCGTGTGCGGCAGGTGCTCTCTCAGGATTCATCGATGCCGTTTCCGGAGGGAACAGCGGAAGGTGAGACGCTTCTCCTCGGAATGCTCTATTTTCTGCATCCGAAGACGGTTGTCGCCCTCCTCAAGAGGCTTACCCCACCCCACCGGATAGCCGAAAAGCTTACGGCCGATCACAAGGCATGTCGAAACGCTGCGCAGAAGCTTACACGTGCCGTCGATCTTCGCCAAAGCCGAATGGCCAGGCTGCTGGATCCCCTTTCGCCGGAGGCCAGGGCCGTACTGCTGGCTGTACTTACCAACGGATCGGCGCGGGACGCGGTATCCCGATACCTCACGACGTCATGGCATGTCGTACCATTGCTGAAAGGCGAAGACCTGCGCCGGTTGGGACTGAAGCCAGGCCCCATTTACCGGCAGACCTTGGCCGCCTTGCGCGCAGCCAAGCTGGACGGGCGTCTCCACACCAAGGAGGATGAGACGTTGTTTATCCTTCAGCGCTTTCTCGGCGCGCGCCTTCGGCATTGACAAGGGGGGTTCCCTTTGTTACGGTAACTGTAAATAAAGTTTGTATTCCCTGGAAAGAGCGCGACGAAAAAAATGTCTGATCTGGCGCAATTTATGCTGAATCTGAGCGTGAGGCTGCCGGCCATCCTGGCAGCCTTGACGTTTCACGAGTATGCCCACGGGTGGGTTGCCGACAAGCGGGGCGATCCGACCGCGCGGTTGATGGGTCGCCTCACCTTTAACCCCATCGCCCACCTCGATCCGGTCGGAACCCTGGCCCTGATCTTGACACCGGTCGGCTGGGCCAAGCCGGTGCCGGTGAATTTCGACAATCTCCGTCATCCGCGACGCGATATGGTCTTGGTGGCGGCAGCCGGACCGGGCGCGAACCTCATCCTCGCCTCCGTATGTGCCTGGTTGCTTCGGCTGTTCGACGGGACTGAGGGGATAAGTGAGTCCGCGTGGTGGCTGACGCCGGTCCATCTCATGTTGTACAAGAGCGTGCTGATCAACGTGGCCCTGGCCATCTTCAACCTGATTCCCTTGTTGCCGCTCGATGGCGGCCGCGTCTTGGCCGGCCTCTTGCCGCCCCGACAGGCTGCCTCGTATGGCAGGCTGGAGCGGTACGGCTTTGTGATTCTGCTGGTCCTGATGTTCAGCGGGGCGGTCGAACGGCTGATCTGGCCGCCCATCGCGCTTGTTGCCGGTCTGTTGCTCGGCGCGTAGTTGTGAGAGGAAGTACCACAGTCGATGACAAAGGGTCGTGTCTTGAGTGGGATGAGGCCGACTGGACGGCTGCATCTCGGCCACCTGTTCGGCGCTCTGGACAACTGGCGCCGGCTGCAGGAAGCGTATGAGTGCTTCTTCTTCGTGGCCGACTGGCATGCGCTCACGACTGAATACGCCGAGACAAAGGGTATTCGGGACAATATCCGCGAGATGGTCCTGGATATGTTGGCAGCCGGGATCGATCCCTCGAAGGCGACCCTCTTTCTGCAGTCGAGGCTCCATGAACATGCGGAGCTGTACCTGTTGCTGTCGATGATTACGCCGGTCCCCTGGCTGGAGCGGAATCCGACGTACAAGGAGCAACAGCAGGAACTGACCACCAAAGACCTCAGTACCCATGGGTTTCTGGGCTACCCGGTCCTGATGGCCTCAGACATCCTGATCTACAAAGCCAATCATGTGCCGGTCGGCGTTGACCAGGTACCGCATCTGGAATTGGCGAGGGAGATCGCGCGCCGGTTCAATACGCTGTACGGCGAGGTTCTCATCGAGCCGCAACCCCTTCTGACTGAGTTTGCAAAGGTCCCCGGCACCGATGGCCGTAAGATGAGCAAAAGTTACGGCAACGCCATCTATCTGGCCGATCCGCCCGAACAGGTGACTGCAAAGATCAAGCCGATGGTTACGGATCCTGCCAGAGTACGCCGCCGCGATCCAGGTAATCCGGACGTCTGCCCGGTCTTTGACCTGCACAGAATCTTTACACCCAAAGTAGCGCGGGACACCGCCATCGATCCAGGCTGTCGAACAGCGGGGATTGGCTGTTTGGACTGCAAGGGGATGCTGTTGGAGCATATGCTCCCCGCGCTACGGCCTATCTACGAGCGACGCCAGGAGTTGGCGGCTCGCCCGGAGATCGTCCAGGAGGTCTTGGAGGACGGATATGCCAGGGCCAAGAAGGTTGCGGGAGAGACCCTGTCGGAGATCAAGACCGCGATGCATATGTAGCCCGGCGTTCAATGTGCAGGGTGCAATGTTCACAGTTGAACATCGCTTGAGGTGTGGAAATGGTTGATCGCTCGATTCCTGAAGGGCTGACGTTTGACGACGTGCTCCTGATCCCCGCCAAGTCCGAGGTCCTCCCACGGGATGTCGATGTGCGGACCCACCTGACCAGACGTCTCACTATCAACATTCCGGTCGTCAGCGCCGCGATGGACACAGTCACCGAGGCCAGGATGGCCATTGCGCTGGCCCGGGAGGGGGGAATCGGCATGATCCACCGGGCGCTCCCTCCGGATCGGCAGGCCCTTGAGGTGGACAAAGTCAAGAAGTCCGAGAGCGGAATGATCGTAGACCCGATCACGATCTCGCCGGACCAGAAGCTATCCGACGCCCTGGAACTGATGCAACACTATCGGATTTCAGGCGTCCCTGTTACGCAGAACGGCAAATTGGTCGGCATCCTGACCAATCGAGACATCCGCTTCGAGACGAAGCTTGACCTGAAGATTGCCCAGGTGATGACCAAAGATCGGCTTATCACGGCGCCGGTCGGCACCGGTCTGGAAGAGGCAAAGGAGATCCTGCACCGCAACCGGATCGAGAAGCTGCTGGTGGTGGATGATGCGTTCAATCTCCGCGGTCTCATCACCATTAAGGATATTGAGAAGACGATCAAGTATCCGAACGCCTGTAAGGATGAGCTGGGGCGGCTGCGCGTCGGCGCGGCCGTCGGCGTGAGCGAGGAGACGCCGGACCGGGTGGACGCGCTGGTCAAGGCCGGCGTCGACGTCCTGGTGGTAGATACCGCCCACGGCCACAGCAGCGGGGTCATAGAGACCGTTGCGATGATCAAGCGGCGGTATCCCGATGCCGAGGTAATTGCCGGCAATATTGCGACGGCCGAAGGGGCCGAGGAGCTGATCAGGGCGGGGGCCGACGGGCTGAAGGTCGGGATCGGCCCGGGATCTATCTGTACGACCCGCATGGTCGCCGGAGCGGGGGTCCCGCAGATTACGGCGATTGCGGACTGCGCGAAAATCGCCGATAGACATGGCGTCCCGATCATTGCCGACGGCGGCATCAAGTTTTCGGGCGACATGACCAAGGCGATTGCGGCCGGGGCACATGCCGTGATGCTTGGGAGTCTGCTGGCGGGGACCGAGGAAAGCCCGGGCGAGACGATCATCTTTCAGGGTCGGACCTACAAGGTTTACCGGGGTATGGGTTCGCTGGGCGCCATGCAGCGGGGTGGCAGGGATCGGTACGGTCAGGAGGCGGAAACAGAGGAACACAAGCTGGTTCCCGAGGGGATTGAAGGGCGCGTTCCCTATAAAGGGACTCTGGCCGGCAGCATGTATCAACTGGTTGGAGGGCTCAGATCCGGCATGGGCTATTGCGGCTGTTACACCGTCGAGGAACTTCGCCAGAAAGGCCGCTTTATTCGAATCACCTCCGCCGGGCTCCGCGAGAGCCACGTGCATGACGTCATTATCACCAAAGAAGCCCCGAACTACCGGCTGGATTAGGTAAAGTGCGGCTTTCCAGTTATCAGTCGTGTAGGGGCGCTGCTTGCTGCGCCCTCTTTGGGCAGGGCAAGCCTTGCCCCTACACTGATCGCTAAAAGCTGTCCTTCATGGATAAAATCCTCATCCTCGATTTTGGTTCGCAGTACACGCAGTTGATCGCCCGCCGCATCCGTGAACTGGGCGTCTACTGCGAGATCCGTCCGTTCAACCTGCCGCTGGACGACATCAAGACTTTTAACCCCAAAGGAATCATTCTCTCCGGCAGTCCTGCCAGTGTCTACCAACCGGATGCTCCTATTTGCCGGCGCGAGGTGATCGAACAGGACGTGCCGGTCCTGGGGATCTGCTACGGAATGGGGATTCTCGGTCATTTTTATGGCGCCATCACGATACGAGCCACCTCCCGGGAATATGGGCGGGCACACCTCACGATCGACGACACCGCCGATCTCTTCTCCGGCGTGAACAGTGGACTCAGTGTCTGGATGAGCCACGGCGACAAGCTTGAGGCGATGCCCGACACGTTTCGTCGCCTCGCCCACACGACGAATGCGCCGTTCGCCGCGATCCGCCATCGAACGCAGCCGCTCTTTGCGGTCCAGTTTCACCCTGAAGTTGCCCATACTGACAGCGGGAAAGCGATCCTCGGGAACTTTCTGTTCAGGGTCTGCGGCTGCGCCCAGGATTGGCAGATGCATTCCTTCGCCGAGATGGCTGTCGATCAGATCCGACGCCAAGTGGGGGATCGCCGGGTCCTCTGTGCGCTGAGCGGGGGGGTCGATTCTTCGGTGGTCGCGCTGTTGGTTCACCGGGCGATCGGTTCAAAGCTCACTTGCGTGTTCGTCGATAACGGTCTGCTCCGAAAGGGGGAAGCTGCCCGGGTGGAGCAGGCCATGGGCGAGCACTTGGGTGTTCACATGGTTTCGGTCGATGCGAGGGAGCGATTCCTGACCCGGCTCAAAGGGGTGATCGATCCTGAGGAGAAGCGGAAGATCATCGGCGCAGAGTTCATCGCCGTCTTTGAGGAAGAGTCACGGCGGCTGGGGCGATTCGACTTTCTCGCCCAGGGGACCCTCTATCCGGATGTCATTGAGAGCGTGTCGGTCCAGGGACCGTCAGTCACCATTAAATCCCACCACAACGTGGGGGGCCTGCCGGAGCAGTTCGATTTTGAGTTGCTCGAACCGCTGCGGGAGCTGTTTAAAGACGAAGTTCGAGAGCTTGGCAGGGAACTTGGCCTGCCGGATGCCATTCTCTGGCGTCAACCGTTCCCGGGACCGGGACTGGCGGTCCGGATTATCGACGAGGTAACGCAGGCGCGACTGGACCTGCTGACAGAGGCCGATGCCATCGTCGAGGCGGAGGTCATTCGGGCGAAACTCGACCGCGAATTATGGCAGGCGTTTGCCGTCCTGTTGCCGATCAAAACAGTGGGGGTCATGGGTGACGAACGGACCTATGAGCATGTTGTCGCCATCCGGGCCGTCACCAGCCTCGACGGGATGACAGCCGACTGGGCGCGCCTGCCCCATGACCTGCTCCAGGCGATCAGCAGCCGGATCGTAAGCGAGGTCAAAGGCGTCAACCGCGTCGTCTACGACATCTCCTCCAAGCCTCCCAGCACCATTGAGTGGGAGTGACCTCGCTTAGGTTGCGCGCTATACGGCATTTGCGCAGGCAGGCTATCACAACAAGCCGTCTGGGTCAGTAACAGATGTTGACCTACAAAGCGATGTATAAGTTCCTTGAGCGTGGGGTTCACGCGGAAGTGCTGGACTTTCCCGGCACCATTACCTTTGGGGAGACACTGCAAGAAGCCCGGCGCTTGCTGGCAAGCGCCTTAGTCGATATGACAGAAACGGCCTTACTGCGCGGCGAGCCGCTCCCACAGCCTGATCCATCATGTACCGATCCGGAAGCTGATGTGGAAGAACCCATCCATTTACTGCTGACCGCAGCATCCCATATCAGCGTCGTGCCCCAAACGGCCGCCTGATGAAGCGGCGCGACCTGCTTCGCCACTTGCGCCAGCACGGTTGCCGATTCGTGCGGGAAGGTACAGAACACTCGATCTGGGAAAATCCTGTAACCCGTCGCCGGACTTCGGTACCGCGCCACAGGGAGATTCCAGAGTTTACCTCCGCCCGTATCTGCAAACAACTTGGCGTGCCTGCACCGGTCTAGGGCCATGGGATACTTGGGCTAATG
This genomic window contains:
- the guaA gene encoding glutamine-hydrolyzing GMP synthase, encoding MDKILILDFGSQYTQLIARRIRELGVYCEIRPFNLPLDDIKTFNPKGIILSGSPASVYQPDAPICRREVIEQDVPVLGICYGMGILGHFYGAITIRATSREYGRAHLTIDDTADLFSGVNSGLSVWMSHGDKLEAMPDTFRRLAHTTNAPFAAIRHRTQPLFAVQFHPEVAHTDSGKAILGNFLFRVCGCAQDWQMHSFAEMAVDQIRRQVGDRRVLCALSGGVDSSVVALLVHRAIGSKLTCVFVDNGLLRKGEAARVEQAMGEHLGVHMVSVDARERFLTRLKGVIDPEEKRKIIGAEFIAVFEEESRRLGRFDFLAQGTLYPDVIESVSVQGPSVTIKSHHNVGGLPEQFDFELLEPLRELFKDEVRELGRELGLPDAILWRQPFPGPGLAVRIIDEVTQARLDLLTEADAIVEAEVIRAKLDRELWQAFAVLLPIKTVGVMGDERTYEHVVAIRAVTSLDGMTADWARLPHDLLQAISSRIVSEVKGVNRVVYDISSKPPSTIEWE
- a CDS encoding type II toxin-antitoxin system HicA family toxin, which gives rise to MKRRDLLRHLRQHGCRFVREGTEHSIWENPVTRRRTSVPRHREIPEFTSARICKQLGVPAPV
- a CDS encoding type II toxin-antitoxin system HicB family antitoxin, with protein sequence MLTYKAMYKFLERGVHAEVLDFPGTITFGETLQEARRLLASALVDMTETALLRGEPLPQPDPSCTDPEADVEEPIHLLLTAASHISVVPQTAA